The DNA region GAACATGTGCAAATAGGGGCTGTGACCCTAAAAAGGTGCTCTTGGGGGCTACGGAGGTAATTGAGGTAAGTACTAATCTTTTAGGAAAAGGAATCAAGGATACGCCAGCACTGAGTTGGAAAAAGTTAATGAAGTACAAAAAAAGTTTCACATCTCCCGTACCTCAATCTACCAAAACAGACTTGAAAGAACTGGGTGTTGATCTGTATTATAAATCTCCAGAATTTTTGGATGAGCAAACACTTTCTGTAGAAGGGAAAACCATAAAGGCCGATAAAATTGTTATAGCTACTGGTTTTGAACCACGTAAATTAGATTTTAAAGGCAATAAATACCTTAAAACAAGTGATGATTTTTTGAGTCAAAAGAAGCTTCCAAAGAAAGTTACTTTTATAGGTGCAGGTTATGTAGGAATGGAATTTGCCCATATCGCGGCTAGGGCCGGAGCACAGGTTACGGTTATAGATTCTGGAAAAAGACCATTGAAACATTTTGATGCCGATTTAGTGAAAGAGCTAACTAAATATTCCAAAGAAATGGGAATAGAATTTATTTTTGATGCTACCATTACGGGTATCAAAAGGGGGGCGAAAAATTTGAAGGTTTCCTACGATAGAAAAGGAAAGTCCGAGAAGCTAAAATCCAGAGTGGTTTTTAATACGGCAGGACGTGTTCCTGCAATTTCACAATTGAATTTGGAGAAAGGAAATGTAGATTTTGGTAACAGCGGAATTGAAACGAACGATTATCTTCAGAGTAAGAGCAATAAAAATGTGTATGCTTGTGGTGATGTTGCGGACAAGGGCTTACCGCTTACACCACTTTCCGGTAGAGAGGGATATGTGGTCGCAACCAATATTCTTGAGGGGAACAAAAAGAAAATTGATATTCCCGTTACGCCATCAGCGGTATTTACGTTACCTAATTTGGCATCGGTAGGTTATTCTGAAGAAGAGGCCAAGAATAGGTATAAGAATGTAATTGTGAATTTTAAGACGGCTTCAAAGTGGTTCAATGCCAAACGCATCAATGCACAGGTTTATGCCTACAAAATTATTTTGAACGAACGTACGGAGGAAATTGTTGGCGCGCATCTTATTGGGCCAGATGCTGGTGAAACTATAAATTTGTTTGCTTTGGCCATAAACCAAGGTATGACCGCCAAGGAAATTAAACAAACCATTTTTACCTATCCATCTTGGTCTAATGATATTAAATCTATGGTTTAAAATGGGATAAAAATGTTTTCAATTTTTGTGTAACCGTTCTTTGAGTTTTTGACCGGGACTCGTCTCCCGGTTACGAAGCCCGTGCGCAGCTGAAGAGATGAAAAGAATAATCGCTGCTGCCAATGCAGAATAGGCAACACT from Zobellia alginiliquefaciens includes:
- a CDS encoding dihydrolipoyl dehydrogenase family protein is translated as MEEQKYDVFVIGSGIAGQTVAETCVKEGLKVAIADKREYGGTCANRGCDPKKVLLGATEVIEVSTNLLGKGIKDTPALSWKKLMKYKKSFTSPVPQSTKTDLKELGVDLYYKSPEFLDEQTLSVEGKTIKADKIVIATGFEPRKLDFKGNKYLKTSDDFLSQKKLPKKVTFIGAGYVGMEFAHIAARAGAQVTVIDSGKRPLKHFDADLVKELTKYSKEMGIEFIFDATITGIKRGAKNLKVSYDRKGKSEKLKSRVVFNTAGRVPAISQLNLEKGNVDFGNSGIETNDYLQSKSNKNVYACGDVADKGLPLTPLSGREGYVVATNILEGNKKKIDIPVTPSAVFTLPNLASVGYSEEEAKNRYKNVIVNFKTASKWFNAKRINAQVYAYKIILNERTEEIVGAHLIGPDAGETINLFALAINQGMTAKEIKQTIFTYPSWSNDIKSMV